From Cyprinus carpio isolate SPL01 chromosome A7, ASM1834038v1, whole genome shotgun sequence, a single genomic window includes:
- the LOC122145545 gene encoding uncharacterized protein LOC122145545: protein MDSRHPRLPPRRPTLIHRGSPKRFCLCTERNVLDENGKVRKWTYGVKDTSKQNKSVLLVGETGTGKTTLINSMVNYLLGVKFEDEIWYEITEEAVRDQSESQTSEITMYEVFHVQSPISLTIIDTPGYGDTRGLDKDLEVAENLATLFQSNDGVREVDAVCFVIQASKNRLSDRQHYIFSSVLSLFGKDIVNNIVFLITHADGMEPKNVLGAINKARIPCRRDKSGQPVYFLFNNRQAEGRQNERRYLRAQRDAFEDSVEEMKTFLETLDEKNRSSLELTSDVLIERIQFEAYICNLQLRVQEMEQKKAEKLQIQEAMVQNKEKIEECKNFTIQFKKSVKIKVPIESASWKNRKATTCTVCEENCHEFGCWWVSDPSKCEVMKDGFCTVCTGKCHHSKHVKENKKYIVKNSTIKIDFDNLIKEYEKAEEKSKMFSGLNDRLDQDLQDIEDQRSILLFNAYRKIKHLSQIALKPDSALTLQHLDFFIPRVKEAGKETWVRELEEMKRNSEAEEANKDALSYLQAGLAKLDLFFSGQ, encoded by the exons ATGGATTCCAG ACATCCACGTCTTCCACCACGCAGACCAACTCTGATTCACAGAGGTTCTCCAAAACGATTCTGTCTATGTACCGAGAGAAACGTGCTTGATGAAAATGGGAAAGTCAGAAAATGGACTTATGGTGTAAAAGACActagtaaacaaaacaaaagtgttcTGCTGGTGGGAGAGACTGGCACTGGTAAGACGACACTCATCAACAGCATGGTCAACTACTTACTGGGAGTGAAGTTTGAGGATGAAATATGGTATGAAATCACAGAAGAAGCAGTCAGAGATCAGTCAGaatcacaaacctctgaaatcacCATGTATGAGGTCTTTCATGTACAGAGTCCCATATCTCTCACCATCATTGATACTCCAGGCTACGGAGACACTAGAGGACTGGACAAAGATCTAGAAGTTGCTGAGAATTTAGCCACTCTGTTTCAGAGCAATGATGGAGTTCGTGAAgttgatgctgtgtgttttgtgattcAGGCATCTAAGAATCGTCTCTCAGACAGACAGCATTAcattttcagttcagttctgtctttgtttgGAAAAGACATTGTGAAcaacattgtgtttttaatcaCACACGCTGATGGTATGGAACCCAAAAATGTCCTTGGAGCCATTAATAAAGCTAGAATCCCCTGCAGACGAGACAAAAGTGGCCAAcctgtttatttcttattcaacAATCGGCAGGCTGAAGGCCGTCAAAATGAGAGACGTTATCTTCGTGCTCAAAGAGATGCCTTTGAAGACAGTGTGGAAGAGATGAAGACATTTCTTGAGACTCTGGATGAAAAGAACAGAAGTAGTTTAGAGTTAACTTCAGATGTCCTGATTGAGCGAATTCAGTTTGAAGCATACATCTGCAACTTACAGCTGCGAGTTCAAGAGATGGAgcaaaaaaaggctgaaaaactTCAGATTCAGGAGGCAATGGTGCAAAACAAGGAAAAGATTGAGGAGTGTAAAAACTTTACCATTCAATTTAAAAAGAGTGTGAAAATAAAGGTGCCCATTGAGAGCGCATCATGGAAGAACAGGAAGGCTACGACCTGCACCGTCTGTGAGGAAAACTGTCATGAGTTTGGCTGCTGGTGGGTTTCTGATCCCAGCAAATGTGAAGTCATGAAAGATGGCTTCTGCACCGTGTGCACAGGGAAGTGTCATCATAGCAAACAtgtcaaagaaaacaagaaatacatCGTCAAAAACTCCACCATAAAGATAGATTTTGACAACTTGATAAAAGAATATGAAAAAGCTGAAGAAAAGTCCAAGATGTTTTCAGGTTTAAATGATAGACTTGACCAAGATCTGCAGGATATTGAGGACCAAAGGTCAATTCTTCTGTTCAATGCttacagaaaaataaagcatcTGTCTCAAATCGCATTAAAACCAGACTCTGCCCTCACTCTTCAGCATCTGGACTTCTTCATCCCCAGAGTAAAGGAGGCTGGGAAAGAAACCTGGGTGCGAGAGCTGGAGGAAATGAAGAGAAACTCTGAAGCTGAAGAAGCCAATAAAGATGCTCTGAGTTATCTTCAGGCAGGTCTGGCAAAACTAGATCTCTTTTTTAGTGGGCAATAA